The DNA segment ACACCAGGAAGGCTGAACGCCATTCGAACCAGACGTGGCTGGGACCGACCCGCACCGTCACTTCCCGTTCCCCGGAGGGCATGCGCAACAGCTGCTGCATCGCCCGGGCCGGCACCACCATGCTGCTGCGCTCCTGCCCCAGGGGGATGGCATCGGCTTCCCGGTAAGCCAGCCGGGTGCCATCGGTGGCCACCAGGCGCAGAGCGTCGTTCCCTGCCTCCCAGAGGACGCCGGTAAGCGCGGGCCGCGACATATCCTGCGCGGCAGCAAAGACAGTCTGTCTGCTCCACAGCCTGAGCTGGTCATCGGGGACCCGGACCCCCTGGCCGGTGGGAACTGAAGGCAGCACGGGATAGGAGGCCGGGTCGTACCCGTTGATCTCGTATCGCCCCCGGCCGGACTGCAGGGTGGCCGCAAAGCTGGTTGCATCCACCTGCAGATGCAGCTCCGGCTCCGTAATATGTCGTATGATGTCACAAAAGTACCGGTAAGGGAGAACGGCGTCGCCGGGCTCTTCGACGATGGCTGCCAGGGAGACGCGAATGGCCATGTCCAGATCGGTGGCGGTGACGTACATGGTGCCGTCTTCCGTTGCCTGCAGCAGGACGGACGAGAGGGTGGGCACCGTAGTGCGGGCGGGGACGGCGTGGCCGGCGAGGGAGAGCGCGGCGGCGAGTTCCGGGGGACGGACGGTGAGGCGCATGTTCTTGCCTCCCTGTGGGTATATGGTTTGGAAACCTGGGTGTTAGAGATTAATCGTAGTAGTCGTAGGGGCTGTGTATATTGTGGATAACTCGGTGAACAACTTGAGACGGCGGGGTTTGGGGCTGGGGAAAACCTGGGGGAAGGTCGAGGGCGGGGGGAAGTTTGTCGACAGGTGGGGAGGGAGCGGGAAGAAATCAACTGCTGTCCCCAGGCTGTCCACCGTCGTTGTGGGGATAACGCTGGGAGAGGGTCTGGGTGCGCAGGCGCTCACTGAGGGCGGCGATGGTGGCTGCCAGGTCCGGGTCCTGCTGCATCTGGCGGGAGACCTTGTCGCAGGCGTGCAGAACGGTGGTATGGTCTCGGCCGCCGAATTCCTCCCCGATGCGGGGGAGAGAGAGGTCGGTCAGTTCGCGGCACAGGTACATGGCGACCTGGCGAGGGAAGGCGACGGCCTGGGTGCGTTTCTTGGCGGTGAGGTCAGAGAGGCGGATCCCGTAGTATTCCGCCACGGCCTGCTGAATGGTGGCAGGGGTGATCTTGTGGGGGCGCTCGGCGGGGTAGAGGTCGCGCAGGACGGTTTCAGCGAGGGACACGGTGATGGGAAGGCGGTTGAGGGAGGCGAAGGCCACGGTGCGGATGAGGGCGCCTTCAAGCTGGCGGATGTTGCTTTCGATCTGGGTGGCGATGTAGAG comes from the Bacillota bacterium genome and includes:
- the dnaN gene encoding DNA polymerase III subunit beta, with translation MRLTVRPPELAAALSLAGHAVPARTTVPTLSSVLLQATEDGTMYVTATDLDMAIRVSLAAIVEEPGDAVLPYRYFCDIIRHITEPELHLQVDATSFAATLQSGRGRYEINGYDPASYPVLPSVPTGQGVRVPDDQLRLWSRQTVFAAAQDMSRPALTGVLWEAGNDALRLVATDGTRLAYREADAIPLGQERSSMVVPARAMQQLLRMPSGEREVTVRVGPSHVWFEWRSAFLVCRLLASPYPDYRQVMPREYMCRVRMDRAAFRGACQRAALMSRDGFPVVRLQIGEGRVLVAASSPAVGRAEEEVEAEIEGKPLEIVFNANLLLDGVEALEGQDLLFAASGPQAVCMLRDADAARYSYYVLPLRQ